The Algoriphagus sanaruensis genome window below encodes:
- a CDS encoding arsenosugar biosynthesis-associated peroxidase-like protein has product MKTYYNPEDLKKFGKITDLQKSMGDKFFAYYAEVFKEGALTEREKSLIALAVAHAIQCPYCIDAYTSDSLEKGCDEEQMMEAVHVAAAIRGGASLVHSTQMMNKINELSM; this is encoded by the coding sequence ATGAAAACCTACTACAATCCAGAAGACCTTAAAAAGTTTGGTAAGATCACTGACCTTCAAAAAAGCATGGGTGATAAATTTTTCGCCTATTATGCGGAAGTATTCAAAGAGGGAGCACTCACAGAAAGAGAGAAATCATTAATTGCACTTGCTGTGGCTCATGCCATTCAATGTCCCTATTGCATAGATGCTTATACTTCCGATAGTCTTGAAAAAGGCTGCGATGAAGAACAAATGATGGAGGCTGTTCACGTTGCAGCTGCGATTAGAGGTGGTGCATCTTTAGTTCATTCAACTCAGATGATGAATAAAATCAATGAATTATCCATGTAA
- the arsS gene encoding arsenosugar biosynthesis radical SAM (seleno)protein ArsS (Some members of this family are selenoproteins.) — translation MKSLKAQLHPLSESSQELKVLTDQVPAEKNFEYHLRGMNLFPLKPTQLEIFQINLGKMCNQVCKHCHVDAGPDRKEIMDWETMELCLAIIESEKGLHTVDLTGGAPEMNPHFRRLVTEIREIRPEIAILVRCNLTIILANPKFHDLPKFFKENRVEVISSLPYFTANRTDSQRGEGVFDKSIQALQLLNAEGYGMENSGLKLNLVYNPAGAFLPGSQSELEAEFKKKLRDRFQVEFNQLFTITNLPISRFLEYLLRSENFESYMEKLISAFNPAAALGVMCRNTLSIGWDGYLYDCDFNQMLDLKLESSCKHVSDWNNLALKDRSIVVNNHCFGCTAGAGSSCGGATT, via the coding sequence ATGAAGTCATTAAAAGCTCAATTACATCCGCTTTCAGAATCAAGTCAGGAATTGAAAGTCCTGACTGATCAAGTTCCTGCCGAGAAAAATTTTGAATATCATTTGAGGGGAATGAATCTTTTTCCCCTCAAACCTACCCAATTGGAAATTTTCCAAATCAACTTGGGAAAAATGTGCAATCAAGTTTGTAAGCATTGCCATGTAGATGCGGGCCCTGACCGAAAGGAAATTATGGACTGGGAGACGATGGAACTTTGCTTGGCAATTATTGAATCCGAAAAGGGTCTTCATACAGTGGATTTAACGGGAGGTGCTCCTGAAATGAATCCTCATTTTAGACGTCTTGTTACTGAAATTAGGGAAATCAGACCGGAGATAGCAATCCTGGTCCGTTGTAATTTGACCATTATCCTAGCCAATCCTAAATTCCATGACTTACCGAAATTCTTTAAAGAAAATAGGGTAGAAGTCATTTCATCTTTACCTTATTTTACTGCCAATCGAACCGATTCCCAAAGAGGGGAGGGCGTATTTGATAAATCTATTCAGGCCCTTCAACTCCTTAATGCAGAAGGATATGGAATGGAAAATTCAGGATTGAAATTAAATTTGGTATATAATCCTGCCGGAGCATTTTTGCCTGGATCACAATCTGAATTAGAAGCCGAGTTTAAAAAGAAACTTCGAGATCGATTTCAAGTAGAATTCAATCAATTGTTTACCATCACCAACCTTCCGATTTCAAGATTTTTGGAATACTTACTTCGTTCGGAAAATTTTGAATCGTACATGGAAAAATTGATTTCGGCATTTAATCCTGCTGCTGCTTTGGGGGTGATGTGTCGAAATACCCTTTCCATTGGTTGGGATGGGTATTTGTATGATTGTGATTTTAATCAAATGTTAGATTTAAAATTAGAATCCTCTTGCAAGCATGTAAGTGATTGGAATAATCTGGCATTAAAAGATCGATCAATAGTCGTAAATAACCATTGTTTTGGCTGTACTGCAGGTGCGGGATCAAGCTGTGGAGGAGCAACAACTTAG
- a CDS encoding TIGR04282 family arsenosugar biosynthesis glycosyltransferase has product MKSALIVFQKNPVLRKVKTRLANKIGDEAALKVYEALVEITNQSVKNCRADSFIFFSDFIPNLPPNTSNQFRIQSGADLGERMRNAFQEVFEMGYDSICIIGSDCPLISGEVLDLAFNQLHSNDVILGPAKDGGYYLLGMKRLVPELFEGINWSTDGVQAETLEKAQNLSLSVSKLPEFYDIDTVEDLSLFISQFPEYAYLSPSDGPTL; this is encoded by the coding sequence ATGAAAAGTGCCTTAATCGTTTTTCAAAAAAATCCTGTTTTGAGAAAAGTCAAAACTCGATTAGCCAATAAAATTGGGGATGAAGCGGCTTTAAAAGTGTATGAGGCCTTAGTGGAAATCACCAACCAATCGGTGAAAAATTGTAGGGCAGATTCCTTTATTTTCTTTTCGGACTTTATCCCTAATCTGCCCCCAAATACATCGAATCAATTCAGAATCCAATCAGGCGCAGATTTAGGGGAACGAATGAGAAATGCATTTCAAGAAGTCTTCGAAATGGGATATGATTCAATTTGTATCATAGGCTCAGATTGTCCTTTAATTTCCGGTGAGGTTTTGGATTTGGCCTTCAACCAACTTCACTCAAATGACGTGATTCTCGGACCTGCAAAGGATGGGGGATACTATTTGTTGGGTATGAAAAGACTGGTACCCGAACTTTTTGAAGGAATAAATTGGAGTACAGATGGAGTGCAGGCTGAAACTTTGGAAAAGGCACAAAATCTTTCACTTTCTGTTAGCAAATTGCCAGAATTCTACGACATTGACACCGTAGAGGATCTTTCCCTGTTTATCTCCCAATTTCCAGAGTATGCTTACCTTTCTCCATCCGACGGTCCAACTTTATAA
- a CDS encoding TIGR04283 family arsenosugar biosynthesis glycosyltransferase, with protein MKESLRISVIIPVLNEQENLKILIPSIQEFGGNFLQDLIVVDGGSVDQSIQVAESLGATVYITKEASRAQQMNLGAQYASGNTLLFVHADVRMNSSFAFDIQKARLKGFRAGCFRYKFDSSKLMLKINSWATRFNGPFSGGGDQTLFISKRFFEDLGGFDPQFTIMEDFDLVRRIKGKSNFYIIPKSILVSARKYEHNSWLKVQVANLLAFWNFKRGTSPTVIKEAYIKSLKS; from the coding sequence GTGAAAGAATCACTCCGTATTTCAGTAATTATTCCTGTTTTAAACGAGCAGGAAAATCTCAAGATTCTTATTCCCAGTATTCAGGAATTTGGGGGTAATTTCCTTCAAGATTTAATTGTAGTGGATGGAGGAAGTGTGGATCAAAGTATTCAAGTGGCTGAGAGTTTGGGAGCAACGGTTTATATTACAAAAGAGGCATCCAGAGCCCAACAAATGAACCTAGGAGCCCAATATGCTTCAGGAAATACCTTACTTTTTGTCCATGCCGATGTAAGAATGAATTCCTCTTTCGCTTTTGATATTCAAAAGGCCAGATTGAAAGGTTTTCGTGCAGGGTGTTTCCGGTATAAATTCGATTCTAGCAAGTTGATGCTGAAAATCAACAGTTGGGCAACCCGTTTTAATGGTCCTTTTTCTGGTGGAGGAGACCAAACTCTTTTTATTTCCAAACGATTTTTTGAGGATTTGGGAGGCTTTGATCCTCAATTCACTATCATGGAAGACTTTGATTTGGTACGAAGGATAAAAGGCAAGAGCAATTTTTATATCATTCCAAAATCCATTCTTGTTTCTGCTCGAAAGTATGAGCATAATTCATGGCTCAAAGTACAAGTGGCAAACTTGCTCGCTTTTTGGAATTTCAAACGAGGCACTTCTCCAACCGTGATTAAGGAAGCATACATTAAAAGTCTAAAGTCCTGA
- a CDS encoding DUF6134 family protein, which translates to MLTFLHPTVQLYKAKTTNHFKNSIKSFFVPSKISLCVGLVCCFFILVGSFPAKAQEPLAKEALKYEIVVLGLKIGDMTAERFSGKTDTVHYEVKSQVKFWFFGSVDLKFSTVSKFLQGRIVKTKSESKTNRGDYLSKILWKGNEYQVDAATYKYENEKSLKGPLSWCSNKMFFHEPKSGDIFLSEVYGTAQKITQIEPGVYEITVEGNTNRYYYKSGILEKIVLENPIKNYQVRRIQ; encoded by the coding sequence ATGCTTACCTTTCTCCATCCGACGGTCCAACTTTATAAAGCAAAGACCACCAATCATTTTAAAAATTCTATAAAATCCTTTTTTGTCCCTTCTAAAATCAGTCTTTGTGTTGGGTTGGTTTGTTGTTTTTTTATTCTGGTAGGTTCATTTCCCGCTAAGGCTCAGGAACCCTTAGCCAAGGAAGCACTGAAATACGAAATTGTAGTGTTGGGCCTGAAAATCGGTGATATGACAGCGGAGCGATTTTCAGGAAAAACAGATACGGTTCATTATGAGGTAAAAAGCCAGGTGAAATTCTGGTTTTTCGGAAGTGTGGATTTGAAATTTTCAACTGTCTCCAAGTTTCTTCAAGGCAGAATCGTTAAGACAAAATCTGAATCTAAAACCAATCGAGGAGATTATTTATCCAAAATCCTCTGGAAAGGAAATGAATATCAAGTCGATGCTGCTACTTACAAATATGAAAATGAAAAAAGCCTCAAAGGTCCACTAAGTTGGTGCAGCAATAAAATGTTCTTTCATGAGCCTAAATCAGGGGACATCTTCCTTTCGGAAGTTTATGGGACTGCTCAAAAAATCACTCAAATTGAACCCGGAGTTTATGAAATTACGGTCGAAGGGAATACAAATCGTTACTACTATAAATCCGGAATATTGGAAAAAATCGTACTTGAAAATCCAATAAAAAACTATCAAGTAAGACGAATTCAGTGA